From a single Phacochoerus africanus isolate WHEZ1 chromosome 11, ROS_Pafr_v1, whole genome shotgun sequence genomic region:
- the TEX12 gene encoding testis-expressed protein 12: protein MRVCLAVKQGSESSFCLQNIMASNPVKPDTRNCKRPRELEPQMPDSPQLSSLGKSDSSFSESSGLFYKDEALEKDLNDMSKEINLMLSTYAKILSERAAVDASYIDEIDGLFKEANTIENFLIQKRELLRQRFTVIANTLHR, encoded by the exons ATGAGAGTGTGCCTGGCTGTGAAGCAAGGCAGTGAGAGCAG CTTTTGCCTCCAGAATATTATGGCAAGTAACCCTGTAAAACCTGATACTAGAAATTGCAAGAGACCGAGAGAGTTGGAG CCTCAAATGCCAGATAGTCCACAACTGTCCTCTCTTGGAAAATcagattcttctttctctgaaagCTCTGGATTATTTTATAAGGATGAAGCCCTGGAGAAAGATTTGAATG aTATGAGCAAGGAAATTAATCTCATGTTGTCTACATATGCAAAGATCTTAAG tgAGAGAGCAGCAGTAGATGCATCTTATATTGACGAGATAGACGGACTCTTCAAAGAAGCCAATACTATTGAAAACTTTCTGATACAGAAAAGAGAGCTCCTGAGACAGAGGTTTACAGTGATTGCAAACACACTGCACAGATAA